A window from Thermomonas aquatica encodes these proteins:
- the alkB gene encoding DNA oxidative demethylase AlkB yields MSDPALNDLFAAQQRDTRTPLAAQACVLHGFALPFVDEMLADVRAIEAASPFRHLVTPGGHVMQVAMTNCGTFGWCSDRRGYRYDRLDPQSGMPWPSMPPAFLRLAADAAGEAGFDGYVPDACLINRYAPGTQLSLHQDRDEDDRIAPIVSVSLGLPATFLFGGFARGDKSVRVPLQHGDVVVWGGVDRMRFHGVLPVKPGVHELLGERRINLTFRKVR; encoded by the coding sequence GTGAGCGACCCTGCTTTGAACGATTTATTTGCCGCGCAGCAACGCGACACCCGCACGCCGCTGGCGGCGCAGGCCTGCGTGCTGCATGGGTTCGCGTTGCCGTTCGTCGATGAAATGCTGGCCGATGTGCGTGCGATCGAAGCGGCATCGCCGTTCCGCCACCTGGTCACGCCCGGCGGCCACGTGATGCAGGTGGCGATGACCAACTGTGGCACGTTCGGCTGGTGCAGCGACCGCCGCGGCTATCGCTACGACCGCCTCGACCCGCAGAGCGGAATGCCGTGGCCATCGATGCCGCCGGCATTCCTGCGACTCGCCGCCGATGCCGCAGGCGAAGCCGGTTTCGACGGCTATGTTCCCGATGCCTGCCTGATCAATCGCTATGCGCCCGGCACGCAGCTGTCGCTGCACCAGGACCGCGACGAAGACGACCGCATCGCGCCGATCGTGTCGGTCTCGCTGGGCCTGCCGGCGACCTTCCTGTTCGGCGGCTTCGCCCGCGGCGACAAGAGCGTGCGCGTGCCGCTGCAGCATGGCGACGTGGTGGTCTGGGGCGGCGTCGACCGCATGCGTTTCCATGGCGTGCTGCCGGTCAAGCCCGGCGTGCACGAGCTGCTCGGCGAGCGACGCATCAACCTGACTTTCCGCAAGGTCAGGTAA
- the ada gene encoding bifunctional DNA-binding transcriptional regulator/O6-methylguanine-DNA methyltransferase Ada gives MNKPAAPSIPSRHAALVAQACRRIEAAESPPSLNDLAAQAGLSPFHFHRVFKAATGLTPKAYADAQRARAVRTTLARGTTSVTEAIFDAGYNANSRFYEQADAVLGMKPSQYRAGGVDARIAFAIGQSSLGAILVARSQRGVCAISLGDDPDALLRELQDRFPRAELIGGDAGFEQLVAQVVGMIEQPNLGIDLPLDVRGTAFQQRVWDALRKIPAGETASYAQIAQRIGSPKSVRAVAQACASNTLALAIPCHRVVRSDGALSGYRWGVARKRELLAREAAIDRDAGL, from the coding sequence ATGAACAAACCCGCCGCACCGTCGATCCCGAGCAGGCACGCCGCACTGGTGGCGCAGGCCTGCCGCCGCATCGAGGCCGCGGAATCACCCCCTTCGCTGAACGACTTGGCGGCGCAGGCGGGGTTGAGTCCGTTCCATTTCCATCGCGTGTTCAAGGCTGCCACCGGGCTGACGCCGAAGGCCTATGCCGATGCGCAGCGCGCGCGGGCGGTGCGGACGACGCTGGCGCGCGGCACTACCAGCGTCACCGAGGCGATCTTCGATGCCGGCTACAACGCCAACAGCCGTTTCTACGAACAGGCCGATGCGGTGCTGGGCATGAAGCCGAGCCAGTACCGCGCCGGCGGCGTGGATGCGCGGATCGCATTCGCCATCGGCCAGTCCTCGCTGGGCGCGATCCTGGTCGCGCGCAGCCAGCGCGGGGTGTGCGCGATCTCGCTCGGCGACGATCCCGACGCGCTGCTGCGCGAACTGCAGGATCGTTTCCCGCGCGCGGAACTGATCGGCGGCGATGCCGGCTTCGAGCAGCTCGTCGCGCAGGTGGTGGGTATGATCGAGCAACCCAACCTCGGCATCGACCTGCCGCTGGATGTGCGCGGCACCGCGTTCCAGCAGCGCGTCTGGGACGCGCTACGCAAGATCCCCGCCGGCGAAACCGCGAGCTATGCGCAGATCGCGCAGCGCATCGGCTCGCCGAAGTCGGTGCGCGCGGTGGCGCAGGCCTGTGCGAGCAACACGCTGGCGCTGGCGATTCCCTGCCATCGCGTGGTGCGCAGCGATGGCGCGTTGTCGGGCTATCGCTGGGGCGTGGCGCGCAAGCGCGAACTGCTGGCGCGCGAGGCGGCGATCGATCGCGACGCAGGCCTGTGA
- a CDS encoding chloride channel protein has protein sequence MTTDSTQHAHLRDESTTPGLPVSPSLGSSLDAARMPRRSTLVEPRVLWICGLAMLLGVAAALIARVLVMLIALVTNLAFYGRWSLHEVSPADHQLGPWVVLVPVLGGLVVGLMARWGSRAIRGHGIPEAMEQVLLNESKILPRITFLKPLSSAVAIGTGGPFGAEGPIIATGGALGSFLGQVLHVTGQERKVLLAAGAAGGMTAIFGAPLAAVVLAVELLLFELRPRSLIPVALATVAAAGIRDALVGGGPVFAMPPLVEPGMAALVAYVVLGALIGLASVGATRIVYGIEDAFEKLPIHWMWWPAIGGIAVGVVGWFAPLTLGVGYTNIEDIVSGRLAVGALAFLCAMKFLSWSIALGSGTSGGTLAPLFTIGGALGALAGFGLVAVAPQLGVDPRIAGLVGMAAIFAGASRALLTSVVFAFETTRQAHGLLPLLGGCTAAYLVSALTMRNTIMSEKIARRGVRVPTEYAADYLEQVAVGEACSRDVVSLRTSDALGDVRALINSGRAEYRHQGFPVVDDSGRVRGVVTRRVLLDPAHPGLRRIGELGLRPPVVVHEHHSLREAADHMVAEDIGRLIVVGADAPHPLLGILTRGDLLAAHGRRLKEAHQAARHLRFGRDQAAP, from the coding sequence ATGACGACCGATTCGACGCAACACGCGCACCTGCGCGACGAGTCCACCACGCCCGGGCTGCCGGTATCGCCTTCGCTCGGCTCCAGCCTGGACGCCGCGCGCATGCCGCGGCGCTCGACCCTGGTCGAGCCGCGCGTGCTGTGGATCTGCGGGCTGGCGATGTTGCTGGGGGTTGCGGCCGCGCTGATCGCGCGGGTGCTGGTGATGCTGATCGCGCTGGTGACCAACCTGGCGTTCTACGGACGCTGGTCGCTGCACGAGGTATCGCCGGCCGACCACCAGCTTGGCCCGTGGGTGGTGCTGGTGCCGGTGCTCGGTGGCCTGGTCGTCGGCCTGATGGCGCGTTGGGGTTCGCGCGCGATTCGCGGACACGGCATCCCGGAGGCGATGGAGCAGGTGCTGCTCAATGAATCGAAAATCCTGCCGCGGATCACCTTCCTCAAGCCGCTGTCGTCGGCGGTGGCGATCGGCACCGGCGGGCCGTTCGGCGCGGAGGGACCGATCATCGCCACCGGCGGTGCGCTCGGCTCCTTCCTCGGTCAGGTGCTGCATGTCACCGGGCAGGAGCGCAAGGTGCTGTTGGCGGCGGGTGCGGCCGGCGGGATGACCGCGATCTTCGGTGCGCCGCTGGCGGCGGTGGTGCTGGCGGTGGAACTGCTGCTGTTCGAGTTGCGGCCGCGCTCGCTGATCCCGGTGGCGCTGGCCACGGTGGCCGCAGCCGGCATTCGCGATGCCCTGGTCGGCGGCGGGCCGGTATTCGCGATGCCGCCGCTGGTCGAGCCGGGCATGGCGGCGCTGGTGGCGTATGTCGTGCTTGGCGCGCTGATCGGCTTGGCCAGCGTGGGTGCCACGCGCATCGTCTACGGCATCGAGGACGCATTCGAGAAACTGCCGATCCACTGGATGTGGTGGCCGGCGATCGGCGGCATCGCGGTCGGCGTGGTCGGCTGGTTCGCGCCGCTGACCCTGGGCGTGGGCTACACGAATATCGAGGACATCGTGTCCGGTCGCCTGGCGGTGGGCGCGCTCGCCTTCCTGTGCGCGATGAAGTTCCTGTCCTGGTCGATCGCGCTGGGCAGCGGCACCTCGGGCGGCACCCTGGCGCCGCTGTTCACCATCGGCGGCGCCCTCGGCGCGCTGGCCGGTTTCGGGCTGGTGGCGGTGGCGCCGCAGCTCGGCGTGGATCCGCGCATCGCCGGTTTGGTCGGCATGGCCGCCATCTTCGCCGGCGCTTCGCGCGCGCTGCTGACTTCGGTGGTGTTCGCGTTCGAGACCACCCGGCAGGCGCACGGCTTGCTGCCCTTGCTGGGTGGCTGCACCGCCGCGTACCTGGTGTCCGCGCTGACCATGCGCAACACCATCATGAGCGAGAAGATCGCGCGCCGCGGCGTGCGCGTACCCACCGAATACGCCGCCGACTACCTCGAGCAGGTGGCGGTGGGCGAGGCCTGCAGCCGCGACGTGGTCTCGCTGCGCACCTCGGACGCGCTCGGCGACGTGCGGGCCCTGATCAATTCCGGTCGCGCCGAATACCGCCACCAGGGCTTCCCGGTGGTCGACGACAGCGGCCGCGTGCGCGGCGTGGTCACCCGCCGCGTGCTGCTCGATCCAGCGCACCCCGGCCTGCGCCGGATCGGCGAACTCGGCTTGCGCCCGCCGGTGGTGGTGCACGAACACCATTCGCTGCGCGAAGCCGCCGACCACATGGTCGCCGAGGACATCGGCCGGCTGATCGTGGTCGGCGCCGATGCGCCGCATCCCTTGCTCGGCATCCTCACCCGCGGCGATCTGCTGGCCGCGCACGGGCGACGCCTGAAGGAAGCGCACCAGGCCGCGCGCCACCTGCGTTTCGGGCGCGACCAGGCCGCGCCGTGA
- a CDS encoding S9 family peptidase, translating into MSRFDSSARTVLFAALLAALPAFAQNADVKREVVGNRTSENIPAIPADLIEQLNRYQNTRGAGLAGWTRDGCLLISTRFAETAQAHRVCQPLGMREQLTFYPEPVGGITPSPAKAWRDGFVFAKDKGGDEFSQLYWFDNATRSITLLTDGGRSQNGGTTLSRDGGLMAYSSTARNGTDRDVWLRNTRTGETKLLVDAGGNWSPMDFSPDGTQLLVMKYVSAAESYPGEVDVATGKLTLFPVDGGKASFGGFAFAPDGKSVYFISDEPLQGKPQEFKTLRYHNPDSGKFEVLTANIPWDVEGFTLSDDGRHLAYTTNEDGIDRLHLLSLPDHKEIRLPALPVGVMGGMAFSPDGGRLALSMNSATSPSDVYVIDLAAAMVTRWTQSEVGGLDAAKFIAPTLVRYPTFDKVDGKQRTIPAFYYKPTKPSKTGKYPVVINIHGGPEGQSLPSFSATAQYLANELGVAMLVPNVRGSTGYGKTYLSLDNAEKREDSVKDIGALLDWIAKQPELDASRVGVMGGSYGGYMVLAALTHYSDRIRAGVDVVGISHFGTFLKNTESYRRDLRRAEYGDERDPAMNAVFERISPLNNAAKIKVPLFVAQGRNDPRVPYTEAEQIVKAVRGNGVPVWYLLYADEGHGFAKKANNDWFGAATMLFWQQYLLGGAH; encoded by the coding sequence ATGTCCCGCTTCGATTCCAGTGCCCGCACCGTCCTGTTCGCCGCCCTGCTCGCGGCCCTGCCCGCCTTCGCGCAGAACGCCGATGTGAAGCGCGAAGTCGTCGGTAACCGCACCAGCGAGAACATCCCGGCGATCCCCGCCGACCTGATCGAGCAACTCAACCGCTACCAGAACACCCGCGGCGCCGGCCTTGCGGGCTGGACCAGGGACGGCTGCCTGCTGATCAGCACCCGCTTCGCCGAGACCGCGCAGGCGCACCGCGTCTGCCAGCCGCTGGGCATGCGCGAGCAACTGACGTTCTATCCGGAACCGGTGGGCGGCATCACGCCCTCGCCGGCGAAGGCGTGGCGCGACGGCTTCGTGTTCGCCAAGGACAAGGGCGGCGACGAGTTCAGCCAGCTGTACTGGTTCGACAACGCCACCCGTTCGATCACCCTGCTCACCGACGGCGGACGCAGCCAGAACGGCGGCACCACGCTCAGCCGCGACGGCGGGCTGATGGCCTACAGCAGCACCGCGCGCAACGGCACCGACCGCGACGTGTGGCTGCGCAACACCCGCACCGGCGAGACCAAGCTGTTGGTCGATGCCGGCGGCAACTGGTCGCCGATGGATTTCTCGCCGGACGGCACCCAGCTGCTGGTGATGAAGTATGTGTCCGCCGCGGAGTCGTATCCGGGCGAAGTGGACGTGGCGACCGGCAAGCTCACCCTGTTCCCGGTCGATGGCGGCAAGGCCAGCTTCGGCGGTTTCGCGTTCGCCCCCGATGGCAAGTCGGTCTACTTCATCTCCGACGAACCGCTGCAGGGCAAGCCGCAGGAGTTCAAGACCCTGCGTTACCACAATCCCGACAGCGGCAAGTTCGAGGTACTGACCGCGAACATCCCGTGGGATGTCGAAGGCTTCACCCTCTCCGACGACGGCAGGCACCTCGCCTACACCACCAACGAGGACGGCATCGACAGGTTGCACCTGCTGTCGCTGCCCGATCACAAGGAAATCCGACTGCCCGCGCTGCCGGTCGGCGTGATGGGCGGCATGGCGTTCTCGCCGGACGGCGGACGGCTGGCGTTGAGCATGAACAGCGCGACCTCGCCCAGCGATGTGTACGTGATCGATCTTGCGGCAGCGATGGTGACGCGCTGGACGCAAAGCGAAGTCGGCGGGCTGGATGCAGCGAAATTCATCGCGCCAACCCTGGTGCGCTACCCCACCTTCGACAAGGTCGACGGCAAGCAACGCACGATCCCGGCGTTCTACTACAAGCCGACCAAGCCCTCGAAAACCGGCAAGTACCCGGTGGTGATCAACATCCACGGCGGGCCCGAGGGCCAGTCGCTGCCGAGCTTCAGCGCCACCGCGCAATACCTGGCCAACGAGCTCGGGGTGGCGATGCTGGTGCCGAACGTGCGCGGCTCGACCGGCTACGGCAAGACCTACCTGTCGCTGGACAACGCGGAGAAGCGCGAGGATTCGGTCAAGGACATCGGTGCGCTGCTGGACTGGATCGCCAAACAACCGGAACTCGATGCGTCGCGTGTCGGCGTGATGGGCGGCAGCTACGGCGGTTACATGGTGCTGGCCGCGCTCACCCATTACAGCGACCGCATCCGCGCCGGCGTCGACGTGGTCGGCATCTCCCACTTCGGCACCTTCCTCAAGAACACCGAGAGCTACCGCCGCGACCTGCGCCGCGCCGAGTACGGCGACGAACGCGACCCGGCGATGAACGCGGTGTTCGAGCGCATCTCGCCGCTCAACAACGCCGCGAAGATCAAGGTGCCGCTGTTCGTGGCGCAGGGCCGCAACGATCCGCGCGTGCCCTACACCGAAGCCGAGCAGATCGTGAAGGCGGTGCGCGGCAACGGCGTGCCGGTGTGGTACCTGCTCTACGCCGACGAAGGCCACGGTTTCGCCAAGAAGGCGAACAACGACTGGTTCGGCGCGGCGACCATGCTGTTCTGGCAGCAGTACCTGCTGGGCGGTGCGCACTAG
- the dnaG gene encoding DNA primase, translated as MARIPDAFIDDLLARTDIVEVVQARVPLKRQGKEYASRCPFHDERSASFTVSPTKQFYHCFGCGAHGTAISFLMNYDRLEFLDAVDELAKRVGMEIPRDTQQRNANPETRDLYGAMEAASSFFRGQLANSGKARAYIEKRGIAAEIVERYAIGYAPDGFSALRDTLGTDPRRMQLLERGGLFSKNDKGHVYDKFRDRLMFPIHDRRGRTIAFGGRVIDPEDSPKYLNSPETALFHKGRELYGLWQAKQANAKLDRLIVVEGYMDVVALAQYGVSQAVATLGTATTPDHAELLFRNAPDVYFCFDGDRAGRSAAWKALESVLPRMKDGRQAFFLFLPDGEDPDSIVRQEGMDGFDARLRDATPLSEFYLTEQVKGISLTSFSGKAALADRCRSHVRSIPDGGFLDAIASRIIELTGVDVRVQDAPAQVKGPDTSSAKRSIVRTAITLVTQNPSLASELQPPYRFAALRQPGIELLSELVLLVRERPEISTGALLEHFAERDEAGSLQKLAALNLPGEEDALRAEFLDAMAQLDRQVLQQRLDELQRQQRDGGLNDADKQELRELLQARLAR; from the coding sequence ATGGCCCGCATCCCCGACGCGTTCATCGACGATTTGCTGGCGCGGACCGATATCGTCGAGGTCGTCCAGGCACGCGTGCCGCTGAAGCGGCAGGGCAAGGAATACGCCTCGCGTTGTCCGTTCCACGACGAGCGTTCGGCGTCATTCACCGTCTCGCCGACCAAGCAGTTCTACCACTGCTTCGGCTGCGGCGCGCACGGCACTGCGATCAGCTTCCTGATGAATTACGACCGCCTCGAATTCCTCGATGCGGTCGACGAACTCGCCAAGCGCGTCGGGATGGAAATTCCGCGCGATACCCAGCAGCGCAACGCCAATCCGGAAACCCGCGACCTGTACGGCGCGATGGAAGCGGCATCCAGCTTTTTCCGCGGCCAGTTGGCGAACAGCGGGAAAGCGCGTGCATATATCGAAAAACGCGGCATCGCGGCGGAGATCGTGGAGCGCTACGCGATCGGCTACGCGCCGGATGGATTCTCCGCATTGCGCGATACGCTCGGCACCGACCCGCGGCGGATGCAATTGCTGGAACGCGGCGGCCTGTTCTCGAAGAACGACAAGGGCCATGTCTACGACAAGTTCCGCGACCGCCTGATGTTCCCGATCCACGACCGCCGCGGCCGCACCATCGCCTTCGGCGGCCGGGTGATCGATCCCGAGGATTCCCCGAAATACCTCAACTCGCCGGAAACCGCGCTGTTCCACAAGGGCCGCGAGTTGTACGGCCTGTGGCAGGCCAAGCAGGCGAACGCCAAGCTCGACCGCCTGATCGTGGTCGAGGGCTACATGGACGTGGTCGCGCTGGCGCAGTACGGCGTCTCGCAAGCCGTCGCCACGCTGGGCACCGCGACCACGCCGGACCACGCCGAGCTGTTGTTCCGCAATGCGCCGGACGTGTACTTCTGCTTCGACGGCGACCGCGCCGGCCGCAGCGCGGCGTGGAAGGCGCTGGAATCGGTGTTGCCGCGAATGAAGGACGGGCGCCAAGCGTTCTTCCTGTTCCTGCCGGATGGCGAGGATCCGGATTCGATCGTGCGCCAGGAAGGCATGGACGGTTTCGATGCGCGCCTGCGCGATGCCACCCCGCTGTCGGAGTTCTATCTCACTGAACAAGTCAAAGGAATTAGCCTTACCAGCTTCAGCGGCAAGGCAGCACTCGCGGATCGTTGCAGATCGCATGTTCGCTCAATTCCCGACGGCGGATTCCTCGATGCCATCGCTTCTCGAATTATCGAACTAACAGGTGTCGATGTTCGAGTTCAAGACGCACCGGCGCAAGTCAAAGGTCCGGATACTTCATCTGCTAAACGCAGCATTGTTCGGACTGCGATCACGCTAGTGACTCAGAACCCTTCCTTGGCATCGGAGCTGCAGCCGCCTTACCGCTTCGCCGCCTTGCGCCAGCCCGGCATCGAGCTGCTGTCGGAACTTGTGCTGCTGGTGCGCGAGCGCCCGGAAATCAGCACCGGCGCCCTGCTCGAGCATTTCGCCGAACGCGACGAAGCCGGCTCGCTGCAGAAACTCGCCGCGCTGAACCTGCCCGGCGAAGAGGACGCCTTGCGCGCCGAATTCCTCGATGCGATGGCGCAGCTGGACAGGCAGGTGCTGCAGCAGCGCCTCGACGAACTGCAACGGCAGCAGCGCGACGGCGGCCTCAACGATGCCGACAAGCAGGAACTGCGCGAACTGCTGCAGGCCCGACTAGCCCGCTAG
- a CDS encoding GNAT family N-acetyltransferase: MAAHPLLSIRPATVDDVPLIRQLIAELAEYERLADAAAATDDDLRAQLFGAQPAAEVLIGEVDGQAAGFALFFHNFSTFLGKRGLYLEDLFVRPAFRGSGLGKHLMAALARIAVQRDCGRFEWSVLDWNAPAIGFYRSLGAVGMDEWTVQRLEGDALRALASHDAL; this comes from the coding sequence GTGGCCGCGCATCCGCTGCTGTCGATCCGCCCCGCCACCGTCGACGACGTGCCGCTGATCCGGCAGTTGATCGCCGAGCTGGCCGAGTACGAGCGACTGGCGGATGCCGCGGCGGCCACCGACGACGACCTGCGCGCGCAACTGTTCGGCGCGCAACCGGCGGCGGAAGTGCTGATCGGCGAGGTCGATGGGCAGGCCGCCGGCTTCGCCCTGTTCTTCCACAACTTCAGCACCTTCCTCGGCAAGCGCGGGTTGTACCTCGAGGACCTGTTCGTGCGCCCGGCCTTCCGCGGCTCCGGCCTCGGCAAGCATTTGATGGCGGCGCTGGCGCGGATCGCCGTGCAGCGCGATTGCGGCCGCTTCGAATGGAGCGTGCTCGACTGGAACGCGCCCGCCATCGGCTTCTACCGCAGCTTGGGTGCGGTCGGCATGGACGAATGGACGGTGCAGCGGCTGGAAGGCGACGCCCTGCGCGCGCTGGCATCGCACGACGCGCTGTGA
- a CDS encoding GatB/YqeY domain-containing protein, whose product MSLKARLTDDMKTAMKAGEKDRLAVIRLINAAIKQKEVDERVEMTDALVLAVLEKMVKQRKDSITQYEAAAREDLAAVERYELGVIDAYLPAKLDEAAILAEIDKAMAATGAASAADIGKLMGVLKPALAGQADMGLVSKLVKQKLG is encoded by the coding sequence ATGAGCCTGAAAGCCCGACTTACCGACGACATGAAGACCGCGATGAAGGCCGGTGAGAAGGATCGCCTGGCCGTGATCCGCCTGATCAACGCCGCGATCAAGCAGAAGGAAGTCGACGAGCGCGTCGAGATGACCGACGCGCTGGTGCTGGCGGTGCTGGAGAAGATGGTCAAGCAGCGCAAGGACTCGATCACCCAGTACGAAGCCGCCGCGCGCGAGGACCTGGCCGCGGTCGAGCGCTACGAGCTCGGCGTGATCGACGCCTACCTGCCGGCCAAGCTGGACGAGGCCGCGATCCTGGCCGAAATCGACAAGGCCATGGCCGCCACCGGCGCCGCCTCCGCCGCCGATATCGGCAAGCTGATGGGCGTGCTCAAGCCGGCGCTGGCCGGTCAAGCCGACATGGGCCTGGTCAGCAAGCTGGTGAAGCAGAAACTGGGCTGA
- the rpsU gene encoding 30S ribosomal protein S21, translating into MPSVKVRENEPFEFALRRFKRTCEKAGVLAETRKREFYEKPTQERKRKAAAAVKRQARRAGRDVTKRQRLY; encoded by the coding sequence ATGCCCAGCGTCAAAGTCCGCGAAAACGAACCCTTCGAGTTTGCCCTGCGTCGCTTCAAGCGCACCTGCGAAAAGGCCGGCGTGCTGGCCGAAACCCGCAAGCGCGAGTTCTACGAGAAGCCGACCCAGGAGCGCAAGCGCAAGGCCGCGGCTGCCGTGAAGCGCCAGGCGCGTCGCGCCGGCCGCGACGTCACCAAGCGCCAGCGCCTGTACTGA
- the tsaD gene encoding tRNA (adenosine(37)-N6)-threonylcarbamoyltransferase complex transferase subunit TsaD, whose translation MKVLGIESSCDETGVAVYDTALSGAAGLRAHAVYSQIALHAEYGGVVPELASRDHVRKLLPLVRQTLGEAGLSVSDLDGVAYTAGPGLVGALLVGAGVARSLAWALDLPAIGVHHMEGHLLAPLMEDDPPEAPFVALLVSGGHTQLVAVDRIGSYRLLGETLDDAAGEAFDKTAKLMGLPYPGGPQLAKLAETGTPGVFKFSRPMTDRPGLDFSFSGLKTQVLLAWRDSDQTDATKANIARGFEDAVVDTLAIKCERALEAAGCKVLVVAGGVGANKRLRAKLQAMTEQRGGRVCFPRPALCTDNGAMIAFAGALRLQAGQHDDAAVHVTPRWDMATLPAV comes from the coding sequence ATGAAAGTCCTCGGCATCGAATCCTCCTGCGACGAAACCGGCGTGGCCGTGTACGACACCGCCCTGTCCGGCGCGGCCGGCCTGCGCGCCCACGCGGTGTACAGCCAGATCGCCCTGCACGCCGAATACGGCGGGGTGGTGCCGGAGCTGGCCAGCCGCGACCACGTGCGCAAGCTGCTGCCGCTGGTCCGGCAGACCCTGGGCGAGGCCGGCCTGTCGGTGTCGGACCTCGACGGCGTGGCCTACACGGCCGGGCCGGGGCTGGTCGGGGCGCTGCTGGTCGGTGCCGGGGTGGCGCGCTCGCTGGCCTGGGCGCTGGATCTGCCGGCGATCGGCGTCCACCACATGGAAGGCCACCTGCTGGCGCCGTTGATGGAGGACGACCCGCCCGAGGCCCCGTTCGTGGCCCTGCTGGTCTCCGGCGGGCATACCCAGCTGGTGGCGGTGGATCGCATCGGCAGCTACCGCCTGCTGGGCGAGACCCTGGACGATGCCGCCGGCGAGGCCTTCGACAAGACCGCGAAACTGATGGGCCTGCCGTATCCGGGCGGCCCGCAGCTGGCCAAGCTGGCCGAAACCGGCACGCCGGGCGTGTTCAAGTTCTCCCGCCCGATGACCGACCGCCCCGGGTTGGATTTCAGTTTCAGCGGCCTGAAGACCCAGGTGCTGCTGGCCTGGCGCGACAGCGATCAAACCGATGCGACCAAGGCAAACATCGCCCGCGGTTTCGAAGACGCGGTGGTGGACACGCTGGCGATCAAGTGCGAACGCGCGCTGGAGGCGGCCGGCTGCAAGGTGCTGGTGGTCGCCGGTGGCGTCGGTGCCAACAAGCGCCTGCGCGCCAAGCTGCAGGCGATGACGGAGCAGCGCGGCGGCCGGGTCTGCTTCCCGCGCCCGGCGCTGTGCACCGACAACGGCGCGATGATCGCCTTCGCCGGCGCGCTGCGGCTGCAGGCCGGCCAGCACGACGATGCCGCGGTGCACGTCACCCCGCGCTGGGACATGGCCACGCTGCCGGCGGTGTGA
- the folB gene encoding dihydroneopterin aldolase: MSDKVFIEGLEIETLIGIYDWERRIRQTLVFDIEMAFDNRIPAASDDIALTLNYKDVSKRLIDYVGQSSFGLVETLAERCAEIILGEFNVSHVRLKLSKPGAVRGARAVGVIIERSRT, translated from the coding sequence ATGAGCGACAAGGTCTTCATCGAAGGGCTCGAGATCGAGACCCTGATCGGCATCTACGACTGGGAACGGCGGATCCGCCAGACCCTCGTCTTCGACATCGAGATGGCGTTCGACAACCGCATCCCCGCCGCCAGCGACGACATCGCGCTGACCCTGAACTACAAGGACGTCAGCAAGCGGCTGATCGACTACGTCGGCCAATCGAGTTTCGGCCTGGTGGAAACGCTGGCCGAGCGCTGCGCCGAGATCATCCTCGGCGAATTCAACGTCTCCCACGTGCGGCTGAAGCTGAGCAAGCCCGGCGCGGTGCGCGGCGCGCGCGCGGTGGGCGTGATCATCGAACGCAGCCGGACCTGA
- the folK gene encoding 2-amino-4-hydroxy-6-hydroxymethyldihydropteridine diphosphokinase — protein sequence MGYAYLSLGSNVDAQAHLRKAVAALRARFGEIALSDAYVFPAVGFEGGDFLNAAAVVDSDLDPFALNDWLHALEDAHGRDRSGPRYGDRTLDIDIVFYDDLVLDGPGHLQLPRDELRHAFVLQPLAEIAPDFIDPRSGQPLQVLWRAHREHGVARERVAID from the coding sequence ATGGGCTACGCGTACCTCAGCCTCGGCAGCAATGTCGATGCGCAAGCGCACCTGCGCAAGGCGGTGGCGGCCCTGCGCGCGCGCTTCGGCGAGATCGCGCTGTCCGATGCCTACGTGTTCCCCGCGGTCGGTTTCGAGGGCGGCGATTTCCTCAATGCCGCCGCCGTCGTCGACAGCGACCTCGACCCGTTCGCCCTGAACGACTGGCTGCATGCGCTGGAGGACGCGCATGGCCGCGACCGCAGCGGGCCGCGCTACGGCGACCGTACGCTGGACATCGACATCGTGTTCTACGACGACCTGGTGCTGGACGGCCCCGGTCACCTGCAGCTGCCGCGCGACGAGCTCAGGCACGCCTTCGTGCTGCAGCCGCTGGCGGAGATCGCGCCGGACTTCATCGATCCGCGCAGTGGCCAGCCGCTGCAGGTCCTGTGGCGCGCGCATCGCGAGCATGGCGTCGC